From Xiphophorus hellerii strain 12219 chromosome 20, Xiphophorus_hellerii-4.1, whole genome shotgun sequence, the proteins below share one genomic window:
- the LOC116710999 gene encoding ADP-ribosylation factor 3: MGNIFGNLLKSLIGKKEMRILMVGLDAAGKTTILYKLKLGEIVTTIPTIGFNVETVEYKNISFTVWDVGGQDKIRPLWRHYFQNTQGLIFVVDSNDRERVNEAREELMRMLAEDELRDAVLLVFANKQDLPNAMNAAEITDKLGLHSLRHRNWYIQATCATSGDGLYEGLDWLANQLKNKK; the protein is encoded by the exons ATGGGGAATATTTTTGGGAATTTGCTGAAGAGCCTCATAGGAAAGAAGGAGATGAGGATCTTGATGGTGGGGCTGGACGCTGCTGGGAAAACGACAATCCTTTACAAACTGAAACTGGGGGAAATAGTCACCACCATCCCTACAATCG GATTCAATGTGGAGACAGTGGAGTACAAGAACATCAGCTTCACTGTGTGGGACGTGGGCGGACAGGATAAGATCCGGCCCCTCTGGAGGCACTACTTCCAAAACACTCAGG GTCTGATCTTTGTGGTGGACAGTAACGACAGAGAACGTGTGAACGAAGCTCGAGAGGAGCTGATGAGGATGCTGGCTGAGGATGAGCTGAGAGATGCAGTTCTCCTTGTGTTTGCAAATAAGCAG GATTTACCAAACGCCATGAACGCCGCGGAGATCACAGACAAGCTGGGCTTACACTCCCTCCGTCACCGCAACTGGTACATCCAGGCCACATGCGCTACCAGTGGCGACGGCCTCTATGAGGGCCTTGACTGGCTGGCCAATCAGCTCAAGAACAAAAAGTAA